In a single window of the Roseiconus lacunae genome:
- a CDS encoding A24 family peptidase → METLIQGITENWTVWFVTVVLIVAAVIDGKILKVPNWLTFPFIVCGWINCTFEGGLSGLGYSLLATFVGMMLLLVLRNVGGMGGGDVKLLMGVGAWLGTVVTLYAFAATAIVGGIMAVLMVWKSGEWTKHYAQGMQILEEWKTIRKPSELSKIARERKPTMYLLPYGIPMAIGSILYFAYAGMLV, encoded by the coding sequence ATGGAAACGCTAATCCAAGGAATCACGGAAAACTGGACCGTCTGGTTCGTCACCGTTGTGTTGATCGTTGCCGCGGTGATCGACGGCAAGATCTTAAAGGTTCCAAACTGGCTGACCTTTCCTTTTATTGTTTGCGGCTGGATCAACTGCACTTTCGAAGGCGGCCTTAGCGGGCTCGGCTACAGCTTGCTGGCAACATTTGTCGGAATGATGTTGCTGCTAGTTCTTCGCAACGTCGGTGGGATGGGCGGTGGTGACGTGAAACTGCTGATGGGCGTCGGTGCCTGGTTGGGCACCGTGGTCACGCTCTATGCATTTGCGGCAACCGCAATCGTCGGTGGCATCATGGCCGTCTTGATGGTCTGGAAAAGCGGCGAGTGGACAAAGCATTACGCTCAAGGCATGCAAATTTTGGAAGAATGGAAAACAATTCGTAAGCCTTCAGAACTCTCGAAGATCGCCCGTGAGCGAAAGCCGACCATGTATCTTCTCCCATACGGAATTCCCATGGCAATCGGCTCAATTCTCTATTTTGCCTACGCCGGAATGTTGGTCTGA
- the cpaB gene encoding Flp pilus assembly protein CpaB, with the protein MRNKSLFLLLAGICGTIAAVGVGQWMQAQNGGTQIQMVEILVTTQAINAEEQITADKLSLEQWPADRVPIGSSADLTQFEGRFAKVPLYEGEPMLDVKLMNEVEDKVVPQGYSVVSLEAGRDGTVNLVSPGDRVDIRGFFTKGEFFPSDTALDVLTGVKVYGIDGITKFGEENPRPRNARNIQLLIRRADVDAFDFAKKLGEISLSLGSPSADEGTLAEGEMSESAKMFLQDLQDRRDEQERLRKEAELQNQNQNQDTTEPIRAESHGKKVVHRMVKMEGGRLVEYEWLEGETLPRISGELNPTNSPSGDGSSTTDTTDTQPAGGDDFLRGADSPFFAPETGEQGE; encoded by the coding sequence ATGCGAAACAAATCACTTTTCCTGTTACTTGCCGGCATCTGCGGCACCATCGCGGCCGTTGGGGTCGGGCAATGGATGCAGGCGCAAAACGGCGGCACTCAGATTCAGATGGTGGAAATCCTGGTGACAACCCAGGCCATCAATGCCGAAGAACAAATCACCGCCGATAAACTCAGCCTCGAACAATGGCCTGCCGATCGCGTTCCGATCGGCTCTTCGGCAGATTTAACGCAGTTCGAAGGGCGGTTTGCAAAGGTTCCGCTCTACGAAGGCGAGCCGATGCTTGACGTCAAATTGATGAACGAAGTAGAGGACAAAGTTGTACCTCAAGGGTATTCCGTCGTTTCACTTGAGGCCGGTCGTGACGGAACAGTCAACTTAGTCAGCCCCGGTGACCGAGTAGATATCCGTGGGTTCTTCACAAAGGGTGAATTCTTTCCCAGCGATACCGCACTGGATGTATTGACCGGTGTGAAAGTTTACGGGATTGACGGTATCACCAAGTTCGGTGAGGAGAACCCGCGACCACGAAATGCAAGGAATATTCAGCTGCTGATTCGGCGGGCCGATGTTGATGCGTTTGATTTCGCCAAAAAGCTAGGCGAGATCTCGTTGTCACTTGGAAGCCCATCGGCGGATGAGGGCACGCTTGCCGAAGGCGAGATGAGTGAGTCGGCAAAGATGTTCCTGCAGGATTTACAGGATCGCCGCGACGAACAAGAGCGACTTCGTAAGGAAGCAGAGCTACAAAATCAGAACCAGAACCAAGACACGACCGAACCGATTCGAGCAGAGTCTCATGGCAAAAAAGTCGTCCACCGCATGGTCAAAATGGAAGGCGGACGCCTTGTCGAGTACGAGTGGCTTGAAGGCGAAACACTGCCGCGGATCAGTGGTGAGTTGAACCCCACGAATAGTCCATCGGGTGATGGATCCTCAACGACTGACACGACCGACACGCAACCCGCCGGTGGAGATGATTTCCTTCGCGGTGCGGACAGCCCCTTTTTCGCCCCGGAAACGGGTGAACAAGGCGAGTAG